From the Synergistetes bacterium HGW-Synergistetes-1 genome, the window CGCTCTCTCCATGATACCCGAAAACGTTGCCGTCAGGCTCAACATAATACCGCTTTCTCTCACCTACGACGGACGTATCACTGTAGTAATGTCGGATCCGATGGATACTCTCGCCATAGATGAGATCTGCATGCTTACCAACAGGGAAGTGGATATACGGATAGCTACGGCAAGTGATATCAACAAGGCCCTTTCTACTTACTACCGAGTTCAGTCAAGTGTGGAAGATGCTGTGCAGGATGTAATGAAACAGTCAGCAAACATATCCGGCTCGACTCAGATAATGTCCTCGACTGTTGCTCAGGATATAGCAACTGTTAATTCTGATGATGCGCCTGTTGTACGCCTCGTAAACAGTATTCTTGAACAGTCTGTCAAGGAGAAGGCCTCTGACATACACATTGAACCATCCGATTCAACAACGAGTGTAAGGATGAGGATAGACGGAACGCTTTTCCTTACAACTGAGATACCCAAAAATCTGCATATGCCTCTGATTGCGAGGATAAAAATTCTTGCAGGCATGGACATCGCAGAAAAAAGGCGGCCACAGGACGGCAGGATCCTTATTAAAGTAAGCGGTAAAAAAATGGATATGCGTGTATCGACTCTCCCTTCTATTTTTGGAGAAAAAGCTGTCCTACGTCTCCTTGATCAGGACAATGAACACATAGGCATCGAAAAACTGGGTTTTGATCATGACCAGGCGGAAAAATTGAAACAGGTAGTAACTGCTCCTCATGGCATCATACTTGTTACAGGGCCGACGGGAAGTGGAAAATCCACTACTCTCTACTCACTTCTTGAACTGATCAATAAGCCGGAGGTCAACATTATCACTATAGAAGATCCTGTTGAATATACGATAGCCGGGATAACCCAGATCCAGGTAAACGAGAAGATCGATGTCACTTTCGGAAGTGCACTGAGGTCGATATTGAGACAGGATCCGGACAAGTTAATGGTAGGAGAAATAAGGGACCAGGAAACGGCACATCTTGCAGTAAGGGTAGCTTTGACAGGACACCTTGTATTGAGTACCCTCCATACAAACGATGCGACTGCTTCCATAAACAGGCTTGTCGATATGGGAGTCCCGAATTTCCTGATCGCATCGTCGCTGAGATGTATAGTGGCTCAGAGGCTTGTAAGGAAGCTCTGCAACAACTGTAAAAAAGAGATAGAAGTAACAGAGGAGATGTCACGGGACATAAACATCCCTGCCGGGTCAAAAATATACAGCCCTGTAGGATGTGCTTCCTGCCGTTTTACCGGTCACAGCGGCAGGACTGTAATAGCCGAATTGATGATAATAGACCCAACCTTAAGGGAAATGATTAACAACGCAAGGCCTCAGCAGGAAATAAAGGATTACGCAGTAAATAACGGCATGTCTACGCTGAGAGACGTCGCAATGAAAAAAGTACTCGACGGCACTATCAGTGTAGAAGAGATGCTTATAACAACAATGTTCGATTAATCGGAGGCTGCATACTTTGCCAATTTTTGACATTAACAACCTTCTGCTCGACGGTGTAATGAGCAGTGCAAGCGACATACATATTTGTGCGGGAGCAAAACCCGCACTAAGGATCAACGGTACACTCGTAAGACGTCCATATGCTGAACAAATTACGAAAGAAGGCATGGACAACGTTATCAACACTCTTCTCTCTCCGGAACAGCTCAGCAGGTTCAACGAAGAGAGAGAATTCGATTTCAGTTTCAACTTCTCAAGCGGGCCTGATTTCAAACAGCGATTCAGGGGAAATTTCTCTTTTGAAAGAGGTAACCCTGTTCTCGCGCTCAGGATAATCACACCGATAATCAGGACCGTCAAACAACTTATGCTGCCGGAAGAGGTCAGAAACATTTCCCACAAAAACAACGGGCTGTTTATAGTTACAGGACCTACCGGATCGGGAAAATCAACAACGCTTGCAGCTATGATCCAGGAGATAAATCTGACGCGGCCGACTCATATAATCACGATAGAAGACCCTATCGAATACATATACAGCTCTGCTGAATCAATGATCCACCAGCGTGAAGTCGGAAGCGACACCAAAAGCTTTTCAGAAGCGCTCCGGCGAGCAATGAGACAGGACCCTGACGTTATAATGATAGGAGAACTCAGGGACCTTGAGACCATCTCTGCGGCAGTTACGGCAGCAGAGACAGGACATCTTGTGCTGACTACGCTTCACACGCCCGACGCACCTCAAAGCATAGACAGGATAATAGACGTGTTTCCTTCAGGGCAGCAGCAGCAGATCAGGATACAGTTGTCGTCGATCCTCATCGGTATCCTCTCGCAGCAGCTCGTACCCCTTGTTACTGAAACAGGACGAATGGTGGCTACAGAACTTCTGATAGCAAACAATGCCGTAAAGAACTACATAAGAGAGGCCAAGACCTCTCAGATCAAAAACGCTATTCAGACAGGTTCCGCCCTCGGCATGCATACCATGGACCAGGATCTGGCACGAATGTACAGAGAAGGTCTCATAAGCAGAAAAAATGCGATCGCTTATGCTTATGACTTAAAAGATCTTGAAAGATTCATGGGAGATTGAGATCCAGAAAGGGAACTATGCTTACAGGAACACTGGCGGCCTGTTTTATTGCCGTGATAGTTACCGGTATTTTTGCATGTCTCTTTCGTACAAGTGTTATGCTCGTAAAAACACCATATGAAATCCTTGATATTGAGAGAGCTAAGCACGATGCACTTTCTGTTTTATCTTCGGGCAGTATCCCCGAGCAGGTCAACTTCAATAACGTTCGAATTAACTTTGACAACACTTCAGATGACAAAAATTTAATTCTTCTGATCGAGAAAGATGGTTTTCAGGAAATCAGAGGATCTTATCTTGTATGGCCAAATGAAACGCCATAAGAATAAGGCTTTTTCCCTAATAGAACTGGTTGTCAGCATCGGTATTATGCTGATCATGACCCCGATGTTTATCTCTACTGTAAAAATTGCCGTGGACAGGATCGATATAGACACCGAACAGTTGAAGGCACATAAAAGGATATCAAGAGCAGAGTCACTTCTTAAAGCCCCTCTTTTCTATTGTGGATTTGGAATGCCGGTCGATGCGTCAATATATAAGGTGGCTTTCGGCAGCCAGAAGTATGATCCCTTCAGGTGGGACGGCCCTATAAGCGTTAAAAAGGGACCAAGCGGTTTTGATAACAGCGAATTAAGGGTCTCTTTTGCCCGGCCTGGAAGCGCAAAGCTAACCCGGATGACACAGAGTGAAACGCCTGACGGAGTTGTAAATCTTCACAAATACCCTGATCAGAACGAAATAGGTGATACTTATTCCAACAATTCACCCGATGTCAGAAACTGGGTCCTATTCCCAACATCCTTCCCGCCTTCGACACCCTTTTGTGTAACAGGCCTCACTGGAAAAACAATGTCTGTAAATAACAATATGGGAAGATCTTTTAGTATTTCCGGGGGCGACAGGGTACATCATATGAGGGCAATGTGCGTCTACTCACTTAACGACTGCCTTTATACAAAGGATTTTCGAGCTCCCGGTGCACAGCCAAGGATAAAGGGAATCATGGATATTAGGTTCGACCTTGATATTGAGAAAAGGCTTGTTAAGGTCTATATCCTTGCAAGAGGCGACAGACTGTACGATACGCCAAAGGAGATAGAGGGCAGAGAAGAATGGCCTGAAGAATATATTCGGCAATGGGATGAAAAAGGATCGAAATATAAGCTCTTTGCGTCAAAAACTGTATGGTACCTTCCAAACCTGATAGGAAGCGATATAATATGCGAAGAATACATAAACGCGACGGAGCAGTTCTGATAACAGCCATTTATTGTTCTGTTGCTATACTCACAGCTGTCCTGC encodes:
- a CDS encoding type II secretion system protein GspE, producing the protein MKPIRTLKLGELLVNAGAISPANLQAALGEQKVSHMRLGEVLIKNGYLTEMHLAEALSAQLGIPFISLVKERPSQNALSMIPENVAVRLNIIPLSLTYDGRITVVMSDPMDTLAIDEICMLTNREVDIRIATASDINKALSTYYRVQSSVEDAVQDVMKQSANISGSTQIMSSTVAQDIATVNSDDAPVVRLVNSILEQSVKEKASDIHIEPSDSTTSVRMRIDGTLFLTTEIPKNLHMPLIARIKILAGMDIAEKRRPQDGRILIKVSGKKMDMRVSTLPSIFGEKAVLRLLDQDNEHIGIEKLGFDHDQAEKLKQVVTAPHGIILVTGPTGSGKSTTLYSLLELINKPEVNIITIEDPVEYTIAGITQIQVNEKIDVTFGSALRSILRQDPDKLMVGEIRDQETAHLAVRVALTGHLVLSTLHTNDATASINRLVDMGVPNFLIASSLRCIVAQRLVRKLCNNCKKEIEVTEEMSRDINIPAGSKIYSPVGCASCRFTGHSGRTVIAELMIIDPTLREMINNARPQQEIKDYAVNNGMSTLRDVAMKKVLDGTISVEEMLITTMFD
- a CDS encoding type IV pili twitching motility protein PilT, which codes for MPIFDINNLLLDGVMSSASDIHICAGAKPALRINGTLVRRPYAEQITKEGMDNVINTLLSPEQLSRFNEEREFDFSFNFSSGPDFKQRFRGNFSFERGNPVLALRIITPIIRTVKQLMLPEEVRNISHKNNGLFIVTGPTGSGKSTTLAAMIQEINLTRPTHIITIEDPIEYIYSSAESMIHQREVGSDTKSFSEALRRAMRQDPDVIMIGELRDLETISAAVTAAETGHLVLTTLHTPDAPQSIDRIIDVFPSGQQQQIRIQLSSILIGILSQQLVPLVTETGRMVATELLIANNAVKNYIREAKTSQIKNAIQTGSALGMHTMDQDLARMYREGLISRKNAIAYAYDLKDLERFMGD